In Fusarium musae strain F31 chromosome 7, whole genome shotgun sequence, a single window of DNA contains:
- a CDS encoding hypothetical protein (EggNog:ENOG41) — protein sequence MSSGHNDPKLLYAVEGINAYHISNGKEQSLTPSGPQTLSLLMVPTSSGFVEPSGSGSDGEEDFYLHLHLPPELDLPLPATTQIYHQPPTSYLIPRWDLGPDSGAFTRIEFPPTNSRSGVQEDVDTFETILAQCTAFLERAAPPQPPRPSEKAQAKAREAAGEQLPAYNPADYNPGEGYVQGSHSSHTGGRIVLIDEEDGSVLGELTDSYQVVEDSKIKPGSKEPVEIALPTDGGQNISVQPVSQPWAEMDMHPAYKKSTIVNSASKASRLIVTTSDVVSRTLQSQADNFTKNTKPLAKPVTFAPTTHAHIRRINNFSNKAATFSASTVGTIGNMAQNLGATVTRRKDGRARGYDKDGNAIDTYKPGVLNKSLMAFNTVVDGIEQAGRNLLTGTSSSVTTVVGHRWGEEAGELSRNLGGGVKNVGLVYIDVTGVSRRAILKSVAKGMVVGKVKGGGEIIVGGTDNNNPNFETREGNGQGSHNTYGDNVSIASGYDPNGKKPAKGHY from the exons ATGTCTTCCGGGCATAAT GATCCGAAGCTCCTCTACGCTGTAGAGGGCATCAACGCCTATCACATTTCCAATGGCAAAGAGCAGTCCCTCACTCCCTCAGGACCCCAGACCCTGTCCCTCCTCATGGTTCCGACCTCATCTGGCTTTGTCGAACCTTCAGGCAGTGGCTCTGATGGCGAGGAGGACTTCTACCTGCACCTTCACCTGCCTCCTGAGCTCGACCTCCCTCTTCCCGCTACGACCCAGATCTACCACCAACCACCTACGAGCTATTTGATTCCTCGCTGGGATCTCGGCCCCGATAGCGGCGCTTTCACCAGGATCGAATTCCCTCCCACAAACTCCAGGTCGGGTGTTCAGGAAGATGTCGATACTTTCGAGACCATTCTTGCCCAATGCACCGCTTTCCTTGAAAGAGCAGCCCCTCCTCAGCCCCCAAGACCCTCCGAGAAGGCCCAAGCCAAGGCGCGCGAAGCAGCTGGCGAGCAACTCCCGGCTTACAACCCGGCTGACTATAACCCCGGAGAAGGATATGTACAGGGGAGCCATAGCTCACATACTGGGGGCAGGATTGTTCTcatcgatgaggaagacggcaGTGTCCTTGGAGAGTTGACCGATAGCTACCAAGTGGTGGAAGACAGCAAAATCAAACCCGGTTCCAAAG AACCTGTCGAGATTGCTCTTCCTACAGATGGCGGCCAGAACATTTCTGTGCAGCCTGTGTCGCAGCCATGGGCTGAGATGGACATGCACCCTGCCTATAAAAAGTCAACAATTGTGAACAGTGCAAGTAAGGCATCTCGCCTTATTGTTACAACTTCCGATGTTGTCTCTAGAACCCTTCAGAGCCAAGCCGACAACTTCACAAAGAACACAAAGCCCCTCGCCAAGCCTGTGACTTTTGCGCCTACAACACATGCGCATATTCGCCGAATCAACAACTTCTCTAACAAAGCAGCCACATTTTCGGCTAGCACAGTGGGCACTATCGGCAACATGGCACAGAACCTGGGTGCAACCGTCACGCGTCGCAAAGATGGTAGAGCCAGAGGTTATGACAAGGACGGTAATGCGATCGATACCTATAAGCCAGGTGTTCTgaacaagagcttgatggccttcAATACTGTCGTTGATGGAATTGAGCAAGCCGGTCGCAATCTCCTCACTGGCACATCATCCAGCGTGACAACCGTTGTCGGCCACCGATGGGGTGAGGAGGCTGGCGAGTTGTCCCGCAACCTTGGCGGCGGTGTTAAGAATGTGGGACTTGTCTACATTGATGTGACGGGTGTATCGCGACGTGCCATCCTCAAGAGTGTTGCTAAGGGCATGGTGgttggcaaggtcaagggaGGTGGTGAGATCATCGTGGGAGGCACCGATAACAACAACCCTAACTTCGAGACAAGAGAGGGCAATGGTCAGGGCTCACACAACACATATGGCGATAATGTGAGCATCGCCAGTGGATATGATCCCAATGGTAAGAAGCCTGCTAAGGGACATTACTGA